A region from the Sorex araneus isolate mSorAra2 chromosome 6, mSorAra2.pri, whole genome shotgun sequence genome encodes:
- the SAXO2 gene encoding stabilizer of axonemal microtubules 2 isoform X1 — MRTQCLCQICTCGRHHCPHGTTKIYENTGKFCPMTEYLEKYPSYGTVAPPQSLKPRSDYRPYEITRPPRHMPEEYQPKAGSVDHDTTYKRDFNPHQVQPMVIVWPTERPPEKQGKLDTVPTYKDDYRVWAVPRRELHKLEHVYQPPMVQFGNPTTSQDDFIPHEIVLQQSCRPHEGLLCPTAPFSGDTSHRRDYVPHELPPRFVRPKGEYKAASQPMESLTTHRGAFQGLTGQAARLCRPAEPRASPKARFAGTTEFRESFPPWEMVPPKNRVVSEYVPPLGTMQLASTSHVDYIPHQATRVLPAKPVPHHSSSPGPFQGISTTHDHFPAWQVSRQGPVRPQQPLPGLSGKFEGLSTFRSHYVPHALVPTLSCRPAQAPAHSKAPFHAVTMYSTEFVPKQQVVCPASFPSPPGYLFANVDSRGHRFFHRLPPTVEAY, encoded by the exons ATGAGGACGCAGTGTCTGTGTCAGATCTGCACCTGCGG GCGCCATCACTGCCCACATGGAACCACAAAAATCTATGAAAACACCGGCAAGTTCTGTCCCATGACAGAGTACTTGGAAAAGTACCCCTCCTACGGCACTGTGGCCCCACCCCAGAgtctcaaacccag GTCAGACTACCGCCCTTATGAAATCACCAGGCCACCTCGACACATGCCAGAAGAGTATCAACCAAAAGCAGGGAGTGTGGATCATGACACCACCTACAAGCGGGATTTTAATCCCCACCAGGTGCAGCCCATGGTGATTGTGTGGCCCACGGAGAGGCCACCAGAAAAGCAAGGGAAGCTAGACACTGTCCCCACCTATAAAG ACGACTACCGGGTCTGGGCCGTTCCGAGGCGTGAGCTGCACAAACTGGAGCACGTGTACCAGCCCCCGATGGTGCAGTTTGGGAACCCTACCACCTCCCAGGATGATTTCATCCCCCACGAGATTGTGCtgcagcagagctgcagaccccaTGAGGGGCTGCTGTGCCCCACTGCCCCTTTCAGTGGTGACACCAGCCATCGCCGGGACTACGTACCCCACGAGCTGCCCCCGCGGTTTGTGAGGCCCAAGGGCGAGTACAAGGCAGCCAGCCAGCCTATGGAGAGCCTCACCACTCACCGCGGGGCCTTCCAGGGCCTCACAGGCCAGGCAGCCAGGCTCTGCAGACCTgcagagcccagggccagccccaagGCCCGCTTTGCAGGAACCACGGAGTTCCGGGAGAGTTTCCCTCCCTGGGAGATGGTGCCCCCCAAGAACAGGGTGGTGTCAGAGTACGTGCCCCCTTTGGGCACCATGCAACTGGCCAGCACCAGCCACGTAGACTACATCCCCCACCAAGCCACACGTGTGCTCCCTGCCAAGCCTGTGCCTCACCACAGCAGCAGCCCCGGGCCCTTCCAGGGGATAAGCACCACCCACGACCACTTCCCTGCCTGGCAGGTCAGCCGCCAGGGACCTGTGCGGCCGCAGCAGCCGCTCCCGGGCCTGTCTGGGAAGTTCGAGGGCCTGAGCACATTCAGGTCCCACTATGTGCCACATGCCCTGGTCCCCACTCTGAGCTGCAGGCCCGCACAGGCCCCCGCACACAGTAAGGCACCCTTCCACGCGGTGACCATGTACTCCACTGAATTTGTGCCCAAGCAGCAGGTGGTGTGCCCAGCTAGCTTTCCCTCTCCTCCAGGCTACCTTTTTGCTAACGTAGACTCCCGGGGCCACCGTTTTTTCCACAGGCTGCCCCCTACAGTGGAGGCCTACTGA
- the SAXO2 gene encoding stabilizer of axonemal microtubules 2 isoform X3, which yields MRTQCLCQICTCGSDYRPYEITRPPRHMPEEYQPKAGSVDHDTTYKRDFNPHQVQPMVIVWPTERPPEKQGKLDTVPTYKDDYRVWAVPRRELHKLEHVYQPPMVQFGNPTTSQDDFIPHEIVLQQSCRPHEGLLCPTAPFSGDTSHRRDYVPHELPPRFVRPKGEYKAASQPMESLTTHRGAFQGLTGQAARLCRPAEPRASPKARFAGTTEFRESFPPWEMVPPKNRVVSEYVPPLGTMQLASTSHVDYIPHQATRVLPAKPVPHHSSSPGPFQGISTTHDHFPAWQVSRQGPVRPQQPLPGLSGKFEGLSTFRSHYVPHALVPTLSCRPAQAPAHSKAPFHAVTMYSTEFVPKQQVVCPASFPSPPGYLFANVDSRGHRFFHRLPPTVEAY from the exons ATGAGGACGCAGTGTCTGTGTCAGATCTGCACCTGCGG GTCAGACTACCGCCCTTATGAAATCACCAGGCCACCTCGACACATGCCAGAAGAGTATCAACCAAAAGCAGGGAGTGTGGATCATGACACCACCTACAAGCGGGATTTTAATCCCCACCAGGTGCAGCCCATGGTGATTGTGTGGCCCACGGAGAGGCCACCAGAAAAGCAAGGGAAGCTAGACACTGTCCCCACCTATAAAG ACGACTACCGGGTCTGGGCCGTTCCGAGGCGTGAGCTGCACAAACTGGAGCACGTGTACCAGCCCCCGATGGTGCAGTTTGGGAACCCTACCACCTCCCAGGATGATTTCATCCCCCACGAGATTGTGCtgcagcagagctgcagaccccaTGAGGGGCTGCTGTGCCCCACTGCCCCTTTCAGTGGTGACACCAGCCATCGCCGGGACTACGTACCCCACGAGCTGCCCCCGCGGTTTGTGAGGCCCAAGGGCGAGTACAAGGCAGCCAGCCAGCCTATGGAGAGCCTCACCACTCACCGCGGGGCCTTCCAGGGCCTCACAGGCCAGGCAGCCAGGCTCTGCAGACCTgcagagcccagggccagccccaagGCCCGCTTTGCAGGAACCACGGAGTTCCGGGAGAGTTTCCCTCCCTGGGAGATGGTGCCCCCCAAGAACAGGGTGGTGTCAGAGTACGTGCCCCCTTTGGGCACCATGCAACTGGCCAGCACCAGCCACGTAGACTACATCCCCCACCAAGCCACACGTGTGCTCCCTGCCAAGCCTGTGCCTCACCACAGCAGCAGCCCCGGGCCCTTCCAGGGGATAAGCACCACCCACGACCACTTCCCTGCCTGGCAGGTCAGCCGCCAGGGACCTGTGCGGCCGCAGCAGCCGCTCCCGGGCCTGTCTGGGAAGTTCGAGGGCCTGAGCACATTCAGGTCCCACTATGTGCCACATGCCCTGGTCCCCACTCTGAGCTGCAGGCCCGCACAGGCCCCCGCACACAGTAAGGCACCCTTCCACGCGGTGACCATGTACTCCACTGAATTTGTGCCCAAGCAGCAGGTGGTGTGCCCAGCTAGCTTTCCCTCTCCTCCAGGCTACCTTTTTGCTAACGTAGACTCCCGGGGCCACCGTTTTTTCCACAGGCTGCCCCCTACAGTGGAGGCCTACTGA
- the SAXO2 gene encoding stabilizer of axonemal microtubules 2 isoform X4: MRTQCLCQICTCGRHHCPHGTTKIYENTGKFCPMTEYLEKYPSYGTVAPPQSLKPRSAVQAVDRGRVEDITTFKSDYRPYEITRPPRHMPEEYQPKAGSVDHDTTYKRDFNPHQVQPMVIVWPTERPPEKQGKLDTVPTYKDDYRVWAVPRRELHKLEHVYQPPMVQFGNPTTSQDDFIPHEIVLQQSCRPHEGLLCPTAPFSGDTSHRRDYVPHELPPRFVRPKGEYKAASQPMESLTTHRGAFQGLTGQAARLCRPAEPRASPKARFAGTTEFRESFPPWEMVPPKNRVVSEYVPPLGTMQLASTSHVDYIPHQATRVLPAKPVPHHSSSPGPFQGISTTHDHFPAWQVSRQGPVRPQQPLPGLSGKFEGLSTFRSHYVPHALVPTLSCRPAQAPAHSKAPFHAVTMYSTEFVPKQQVVCPASFPSPPGYLFANVDSRGHRFFHRLPPTVEAY; this comes from the exons ATGAGGACGCAGTGTCTGTGTCAGATCTGCACCTGCGG GCGCCATCACTGCCCACATGGAACCACAAAAATCTATGAAAACACCGGCAAGTTCTGTCCCATGACAGAGTACTTGGAAAAGTACCCCTCCTACGGCACTGTGGCCCCACCCCAGAgtctcaaacccaggtcagcagtgcaGGCTGTGGACCGAGGCCGAGTGGAAGACATCACCACCTTTAA GTCAGACTACCGCCCTTATGAAATCACCAGGCCACCTCGACACATGCCAGAAGAGTATCAACCAAAAGCAGGGAGTGTGGATCATGACACCACCTACAAGCGGGATTTTAATCCCCACCAGGTGCAGCCCATGGTGATTGTGTGGCCCACGGAGAGGCCACCAGAAAAGCAAGGGAAGCTAGACACTGTCCCCACCTATAAAG ACGACTACCGGGTCTGGGCCGTTCCGAGGCGTGAGCTGCACAAACTGGAGCACGTGTACCAGCCCCCGATGGTGCAGTTTGGGAACCCTACCACCTCCCAGGATGATTTCATCCCCCACGAGATTGTGCtgcagcagagctgcagaccccaTGAGGGGCTGCTGTGCCCCACTGCCCCTTTCAGTGGTGACACCAGCCATCGCCGGGACTACGTACCCCACGAGCTGCCCCCGCGGTTTGTGAGGCCCAAGGGCGAGTACAAGGCAGCCAGCCAGCCTATGGAGAGCCTCACCACTCACCGCGGGGCCTTCCAGGGCCTCACAGGCCAGGCAGCCAGGCTCTGCAGACCTgcagagcccagggccagccccaagGCCCGCTTTGCAGGAACCACGGAGTTCCGGGAGAGTTTCCCTCCCTGGGAGATGGTGCCCCCCAAGAACAGGGTGGTGTCAGAGTACGTGCCCCCTTTGGGCACCATGCAACTGGCCAGCACCAGCCACGTAGACTACATCCCCCACCAAGCCACACGTGTGCTCCCTGCCAAGCCTGTGCCTCACCACAGCAGCAGCCCCGGGCCCTTCCAGGGGATAAGCACCACCCACGACCACTTCCCTGCCTGGCAGGTCAGCCGCCAGGGACCTGTGCGGCCGCAGCAGCCGCTCCCGGGCCTGTCTGGGAAGTTCGAGGGCCTGAGCACATTCAGGTCCCACTATGTGCCACATGCCCTGGTCCCCACTCTGAGCTGCAGGCCCGCACAGGCCCCCGCACACAGTAAGGCACCCTTCCACGCGGTGACCATGTACTCCACTGAATTTGTGCCCAAGCAGCAGGTGGTGTGCCCAGCTAGCTTTCCCTCTCCTCCAGGCTACCTTTTTGCTAACGTAGACTCCCGGGGCCACCGTTTTTTCCACAGGCTGCCCCCTACAGTGGAGGCCTACTGA
- the SAXO2 gene encoding stabilizer of axonemal microtubules 2 isoform X2 produces MTEYLEKYPSYGTVAPPQSLKPRSDYRPYEITRPPRHMPEEYQPKAGSVDHDTTYKRDFNPHQVQPMVIVWPTERPPEKQGKLDTVPTYKDDYRVWAVPRRELHKLEHVYQPPMVQFGNPTTSQDDFIPHEIVLQQSCRPHEGLLCPTAPFSGDTSHRRDYVPHELPPRFVRPKGEYKAASQPMESLTTHRGAFQGLTGQAARLCRPAEPRASPKARFAGTTEFRESFPPWEMVPPKNRVVSEYVPPLGTMQLASTSHVDYIPHQATRVLPAKPVPHHSSSPGPFQGISTTHDHFPAWQVSRQGPVRPQQPLPGLSGKFEGLSTFRSHYVPHALVPTLSCRPAQAPAHSKAPFHAVTMYSTEFVPKQQVVCPASFPSPPGYLFANVDSRGHRFFHRLPPTVEAY; encoded by the exons ATGACAGAGTACTTGGAAAAGTACCCCTCCTACGGCACTGTGGCCCCACCCCAGAgtctcaaacccag GTCAGACTACCGCCCTTATGAAATCACCAGGCCACCTCGACACATGCCAGAAGAGTATCAACCAAAAGCAGGGAGTGTGGATCATGACACCACCTACAAGCGGGATTTTAATCCCCACCAGGTGCAGCCCATGGTGATTGTGTGGCCCACGGAGAGGCCACCAGAAAAGCAAGGGAAGCTAGACACTGTCCCCACCTATAAAG ACGACTACCGGGTCTGGGCCGTTCCGAGGCGTGAGCTGCACAAACTGGAGCACGTGTACCAGCCCCCGATGGTGCAGTTTGGGAACCCTACCACCTCCCAGGATGATTTCATCCCCCACGAGATTGTGCtgcagcagagctgcagaccccaTGAGGGGCTGCTGTGCCCCACTGCCCCTTTCAGTGGTGACACCAGCCATCGCCGGGACTACGTACCCCACGAGCTGCCCCCGCGGTTTGTGAGGCCCAAGGGCGAGTACAAGGCAGCCAGCCAGCCTATGGAGAGCCTCACCACTCACCGCGGGGCCTTCCAGGGCCTCACAGGCCAGGCAGCCAGGCTCTGCAGACCTgcagagcccagggccagccccaagGCCCGCTTTGCAGGAACCACGGAGTTCCGGGAGAGTTTCCCTCCCTGGGAGATGGTGCCCCCCAAGAACAGGGTGGTGTCAGAGTACGTGCCCCCTTTGGGCACCATGCAACTGGCCAGCACCAGCCACGTAGACTACATCCCCCACCAAGCCACACGTGTGCTCCCTGCCAAGCCTGTGCCTCACCACAGCAGCAGCCCCGGGCCCTTCCAGGGGATAAGCACCACCCACGACCACTTCCCTGCCTGGCAGGTCAGCCGCCAGGGACCTGTGCGGCCGCAGCAGCCGCTCCCGGGCCTGTCTGGGAAGTTCGAGGGCCTGAGCACATTCAGGTCCCACTATGTGCCACATGCCCTGGTCCCCACTCTGAGCTGCAGGCCCGCACAGGCCCCCGCACACAGTAAGGCACCCTTCCACGCGGTGACCATGTACTCCACTGAATTTGTGCCCAAGCAGCAGGTGGTGTGCCCAGCTAGCTTTCCCTCTCCTCCAGGCTACCTTTTTGCTAACGTAGACTCCCGGGGCCACCGTTTTTTCCACAGGCTGCCCCCTACAGTGGAGGCCTACTGA